One genomic segment of Streptomyces sp. RerS4 includes these proteins:
- a CDS encoding MHYT domain-containing protein: MGHLDHAAYGWLTPALSYVMASIGAALGLRCTVRALAATGATRRNWLLTAASAIGTGIWTMHFVAVLGFHVSGTEIRYDVPLTLLSLFVAMLVVGAGVFAVGYGRNRGRALVLGGLTTGLGVASMHYLGMAALRLHGRISYDPLAVGLSIAIAVVAATAALWAALDIKAPVAVAAASLVMGVAVSSMHYTGMTAVTVHVTPSDQALPGATAMQFIFPLAVGLGSYLFLTAAFVALSPTADERAASAAASTRHPIEGPPNPAPAH; encoded by the coding sequence ATGGGACACCTGGACCACGCCGCCTACGGGTGGCTGACACCCGCGCTGTCATACGTGATGGCCTCGATCGGCGCCGCCCTCGGGCTGCGCTGCACCGTTCGCGCGCTCGCTGCCACCGGAGCCACCCGCCGCAACTGGCTCCTCACCGCCGCCTCCGCCATCGGAACCGGCATCTGGACGATGCACTTCGTCGCCGTGCTCGGCTTCCACGTCAGCGGCACCGAGATCCGCTACGACGTGCCGCTCACCCTCCTGAGCCTGTTCGTCGCCATGCTCGTCGTCGGGGCGGGGGTGTTCGCCGTCGGCTACGGGAGGAACCGCGGCCGGGCCCTCGTACTGGGCGGCCTCACCACCGGTCTCGGCGTCGCCAGCATGCACTACCTCGGGATGGCGGCCCTGCGGCTGCACGGCCGGATCTCCTACGACCCGCTCGCCGTCGGGCTCTCGATCGCCATCGCCGTCGTGGCCGCCACCGCCGCCCTCTGGGCCGCGCTCGACATCAAGGCGCCGGTGGCCGTCGCCGCCGCCTCGCTCGTCATGGGCGTGGCCGTCAGCAGCATGCACTACACCGGGATGACGGCCGTCACCGTCCACGTCACCCCCTCTGACCAGGCCCTTCCCGGAGCCACCGCCATGCAGTTCATCTTCCCGCTCGCGGTCGGACTGGGCTCCTACCTCTTCCTGACCGCCGCGTTCGTGGCGCTGTCCCCAACGGCGGACGAGCGGGCCGCCTCGGCCGCGGCGTCGACACGACATCCGATCGAGGGCCCCCCGAACCCCGCCCCCGCTCACTGA
- a CDS encoding methyltransferase domain-containing protein — MSEDPARVQEFFGARADDWDRKFPDDGPAFATAVTECGLAPGDRVLDAGCGTGRALPALRAAVGPEGTVLGVDLTAPMLAAATRAGRGRAGTLLRADVARLPLRDGVLDAVFAAGLIAHLPDPGANLGELARVVRPGGRLALFHPIGRAALAARQGRELTPDDLRAEPNLRPLLSASGWELTSYADEDTRFLALATRRA, encoded by the coding sequence ATGAGCGAGGACCCGGCGCGCGTGCAGGAGTTCTTCGGGGCGCGCGCCGACGACTGGGACCGCAAGTTCCCCGACGACGGCCCCGCCTTCGCGACCGCCGTCACCGAGTGCGGCCTCGCCCCGGGCGACCGGGTGCTGGACGCCGGGTGCGGGACCGGGCGGGCGCTGCCCGCGCTACGGGCGGCCGTCGGGCCGGAGGGAACCGTGCTCGGCGTCGACCTCACCGCGCCGATGTTGGCCGCCGCGACCCGCGCCGGCCGGGGCCGGGCGGGTACGCTGCTGCGCGCCGACGTGGCCCGGCTGCCGCTGCGCGACGGTGTCCTGGACGCCGTGTTCGCCGCCGGGTTGATCGCGCACCTGCCCGATCCCGGGGCGAACCTCGGCGAGCTCGCCCGTGTGGTGCGCCCCGGCGGCCGGCTCGCACTGTTCCACCCGATCGGGCGGGCGGCTCTCGCGGCGCGCCAGGGTCGCGAACTGACCCCGGACGACCTGCGGGCCGAGCCCAACCTCCGCCCGCTGCTGTCCGCTTCGGGTTGGGAGCTGACCTCGTACGCCGACGAGGACACCCGCTTCCTCGCGCTGGCGACCCGCCGGGCCTGA
- a CDS encoding oxygenase MpaB family protein, whose product MQRYDRLREILRLDPDKDFLTIYRLTATYEFPWDFTRALELALFRTYAVPSIGSLLAETAEFTERTQKRYDDTALLLDAVVEHGFDSDTARTAIRRVNQMHRAYDISNDEMRYVLCTFVVIPARWVDAYGWRPLTHHERRACANYYATLGRHMGIQDIPASYEEFEETLNAYEEAHFGWDEGGRKVADATLDLMASWYPSPLAAAVRAGSFALFDESLLAAFRYESPHPRVRRLVRGALWLRGRAVRLLPPRRAPHYARQNPEVKGYPHGYDVGELGTFPVPGSGGCPVPHPRRPAGADAQPPA is encoded by the coding sequence GTGCAGCGTTACGACCGGCTGAGGGAAATCCTCCGTCTCGACCCCGACAAGGACTTCCTGACCATCTACCGGCTCACCGCCACCTACGAGTTCCCCTGGGACTTCACCCGGGCCCTCGAACTCGCCCTGTTCCGGACGTACGCCGTCCCCTCCATCGGGAGCCTGCTCGCCGAGACCGCCGAGTTCACGGAGCGCACGCAGAAGCGCTACGACGACACCGCGCTCCTCCTCGACGCGGTCGTCGAGCACGGCTTCGACAGCGACACGGCCCGCACCGCGATCCGGCGCGTCAACCAGATGCACCGCGCCTACGACATCTCCAACGACGAGATGCGCTACGTCCTGTGCACGTTCGTGGTGATCCCCGCCCGCTGGGTCGACGCCTACGGTTGGCGCCCGCTCACCCACCACGAACGCCGGGCCTGCGCCAACTACTACGCGACCCTCGGCCGACACATGGGCATCCAGGACATTCCGGCTTCCTACGAGGAGTTCGAGGAGACCCTGAACGCCTACGAGGAAGCCCACTTCGGTTGGGACGAGGGAGGCCGCAAGGTCGCCGACGCCACCCTCGACCTGATGGCCTCCTGGTACCCGAGCCCGCTCGCGGCGGCCGTGCGCGCGGGCAGCTTCGCGCTGTTCGACGAGTCCCTGCTCGCCGCCTTCCGCTACGAGAGCCCGCACCCCCGTGTCCGGCGGCTGGTCCGGGGCGCCCTGTGGCTGCGCGGCCGGGCGGTACGGCTGCTGCCGCCGCGCCGGGCCCCGCACTACGCCCGCCAGAACCCGGAGGTCAAGGGCTACCCCCACGGCTACGACGTCGGGGAACTCGGCACCTTCCCCGTGCCCGGCTCCGGCGGCTGCCCCGTCCCCCATCCGCGCCGCCCGGCCGGAGCGGACGCGCAGCCTCCGGCGTAG
- a CDS encoding MOSC domain-containing protein, producing MNTAQVAAVSSNAEYAFTKPNRESITLLAGLGVEGDVHAGVTVKHRSRVAQDPTQPNLRQVHLIHRELFDEVAEAGFSVEPGQLGENVTTQGIDLLDLPTGTLLRLGEEAVVEVTGLRNPCLQIDNFQGGLLKQVVGRDEEGRLVRKAGIMGVVHRGGTIRPGDAITVTLPPLPHVPLERV from the coding sequence ATGAACACCGCACAGGTCGCGGCGGTCAGCAGCAATGCCGAGTACGCGTTCACCAAGCCCAACCGCGAGAGCATCACGCTGCTGGCCGGGTTGGGCGTGGAGGGGGACGTGCACGCGGGGGTCACGGTCAAGCACCGCTCGCGCGTCGCACAGGACCCGACCCAGCCGAATCTGCGCCAGGTGCACCTGATCCACCGCGAGCTGTTCGACGAGGTCGCCGAGGCCGGCTTCAGCGTCGAGCCGGGCCAGCTCGGGGAGAACGTGACCACGCAGGGCATCGACCTGCTCGACCTGCCGACGGGGACACTGCTGCGCCTCGGCGAGGAGGCCGTGGTGGAGGTCACCGGCCTGCGCAACCCGTGCCTGCAGATCGACAACTTCCAGGGCGGGCTGCTCAAGCAGGTCGTCGGGAGGGACGAGGAGGGTCGGCTCGTCCGCAAGGCCGGGATCATGGGCGTGGTCCACCGGGGCGGCACCATCCGCCCCGGCGACGCCATCACGGTCACCCTCCCGCCGCTCCCGCACGTCCCGCTCGAACGGGTCTGA
- a CDS encoding aldehyde dehydrogenase family protein: MARYAAPGTEGALMSYESRYDHYIGGAYVAPARGRYFENPSPVTGLPFTEVARGTAEDVERALDAAHAAAPAWGRTSATERSAILLRVADRMERNLEALAVAESWENGKPIRETLAADMPLAVDQFRYFAGALRAQEGALSQLDEDTVAYHFHEPLGVVGQIIPWNFPILMAVWKLAPALAAGNTVVLKPAEQTPVSVHYWLSLVADLLPPGVLNIVNGFGEEAGKPLASSPRVAKVAFTGETSTGRLIMQYAAEHLIPVTLELGGKSPNLFFDDIWTTDDDLRDKALEGFTMFALNQGEVCTSPSRALIERGRYADFLDAAVARTELIVPGHPLDTDTMIGAQASREQLKKVLSYVEIGQREGAKILTGGERVEHGGELAGGYYVQPTIFEGDNRMRIFQEEIFGPVVSVTSFQDFDDAVRIANDTSYGLGAGVWTRDMNTAYRAGRAIQAGRVWTNCYHAYPAHAAFGGYKQSGIGRETHKMMLEHYQQTKNLLVSYSPKKLGFF, encoded by the coding sequence ATGGCCCGTTACGCCGCGCCCGGTACCGAGGGCGCTCTGATGTCGTACGAGTCCCGCTACGACCACTACATCGGCGGGGCGTACGTGGCGCCCGCGCGGGGACGGTACTTCGAGAACCCCTCCCCCGTGACCGGCCTGCCCTTCACGGAGGTCGCGCGCGGTACGGCCGAGGACGTGGAGCGCGCGCTGGACGCGGCGCACGCGGCGGCGCCCGCCTGGGGGCGCACGTCGGCGACCGAGCGCTCCGCGATCCTGCTGCGCGTCGCGGACCGCATGGAGCGCAACCTGGAGGCGCTCGCGGTCGCGGAGAGCTGGGAGAACGGCAAGCCGATCCGCGAGACCCTGGCGGCCGACATGCCGCTGGCCGTGGACCAGTTCCGCTATTTCGCGGGCGCGTTGCGCGCGCAGGAGGGCGCGCTCAGCCAGCTCGACGAGGACACCGTCGCCTACCACTTCCACGAGCCGTTGGGGGTGGTCGGGCAGATCATCCCGTGGAACTTCCCGATCCTGATGGCGGTATGGAAGCTCGCCCCGGCGCTGGCGGCCGGCAACACGGTGGTGCTCAAGCCGGCCGAGCAGACGCCGGTGTCGGTGCACTACTGGCTGAGCCTGGTGGCGGACCTGCTGCCGCCGGGGGTGCTGAACATCGTCAACGGTTTCGGCGAGGAAGCGGGCAAACCGCTCGCGTCGAGCCCGCGCGTGGCGAAGGTGGCCTTCACCGGGGAGACCTCCACCGGACGGCTGATCATGCAGTACGCGGCGGAGCACCTGATCCCCGTCACCCTCGAACTCGGCGGCAAGAGCCCCAATCTCTTCTTCGACGACATCTGGACGACCGACGACGACCTGCGCGACAAGGCCCTGGAGGGCTTCACGATGTTCGCGCTGAACCAGGGCGAGGTGTGTACGAGCCCCTCGCGCGCCCTGATCGAACGCGGCCGGTACGCGGACTTCCTGGACGCGGCGGTGGCCCGTACGGAACTGATCGTGCCGGGCCATCCGCTGGACACGGACACGATGATCGGCGCGCAGGCCTCGCGGGAGCAGCTGAAGAAGGTCCTCTCCTACGTGGAGATCGGGCAGCGGGAGGGCGCGAAGATCCTCACGGGTGGCGAACGCGTCGAGCACGGCGGCGAGCTGGCCGGCGGTTACTACGTCCAGCCGACCATCTTCGAGGGCGACAACCGGATGCGGATCTTCCAGGAGGAGATCTTCGGCCCGGTGGTGTCGGTGACCTCGTTCCAGGACTTCGACGACGCGGTCCGCATCGCCAACGACACCTCCTACGGCCTGGGCGCGGGCGTGTGGACCCGCGACATGAACACGGCCTACCGGGCGGGCCGCGCCATCCAGGCCGGCCGCGTCTGGACGAACTGCTACCACGCCTACCCGGCGCACGCCGCCTTCGGTGGCTACAAGCAGTCCGGCATCGGCCGCGAGACCCACAAGATGATGCTGGAGCACTACCAGCAGACGAAGAACCTCCTCGTGTCGTACTCCCCGAAGAAGCTCGGCTTCTTCTAG
- a CDS encoding cyclase family protein: MSSGDAVEVSREEFDAVFAALRTWERWAAAGERGAWNRVTAEHVRRAAALVLDGTTVPLGRPWDTRPGPENAKPALHHMSDLGDVEPPEPTVHKDFLAVDYHGKAVTHLDALSHVAYRGRLYDGHPAREVIGAGGARFGSVAALGPLVAKGVLLDLPAVLGTDWLEPGHAVRARDVVEAERALGVGIDDGCAVLLRTGRFRRRRELGPWDVDAASAGFHVDALPLLAERAISLLGADGDSDVRPSPVEGLHSPVHALAVAAMGVPLLDNLDLEALSAACARAGRYEFMIVVSPLDVPGGTGSPVNPVAVL; this comes from the coding sequence ATGAGCAGCGGCGATGCCGTGGAGGTCTCGCGGGAGGAGTTCGACGCGGTCTTCGCCGCGCTGCGGACCTGGGAGCGGTGGGCGGCGGCCGGGGAGCGGGGGGCCTGGAACCGGGTCACGGCGGAGCACGTGCGGCGGGCCGCCGCGCTGGTGCTGGACGGGACGACGGTGCCCCTGGGGCGGCCCTGGGACACGCGGCCCGGCCCCGAGAACGCGAAGCCGGCCCTGCACCACATGTCCGACCTCGGTGACGTGGAGCCCCCGGAGCCGACCGTCCACAAGGACTTCCTCGCCGTCGACTACCACGGCAAGGCCGTCACCCACCTCGACGCGCTGTCGCACGTCGCCTACCGGGGGCGCCTCTACGACGGGCACCCGGCGCGCGAGGTCATCGGCGCGGGCGGCGCACGTTTCGGCTCGGTGGCGGCGCTCGGACCGCTCGTCGCCAAGGGCGTGCTGCTGGACCTGCCCGCCGTCCTGGGGACGGACTGGCTGGAGCCCGGCCACGCGGTACGGGCCCGTGACGTGGTCGAGGCCGAGCGGGCACTCGGCGTGGGCATCGACGACGGGTGCGCGGTGCTGCTGCGCACCGGGCGGTTCCGGCGCCGCCGCGAGCTGGGCCCCTGGGACGTGGACGCGGCGAGCGCGGGCTTCCACGTGGACGCGTTGCCGCTGCTGGCCGAGCGCGCGATCAGCCTGCTCGGCGCGGACGGGGACAGCGACGTACGCCCCTCCCCCGTCGAGGGCCTCCACTCCCCCGTCCACGCCCTGGCCGTCGCCGCCATGGGGGTGCCCCTGCTGGACAACCTCGACCTGGAGGCGCTCTCGGCCGCCTGCGCCCGCGCGGGGCGCTACGAGTTCATGATCGTGGTGAGCCCCCTCGACGTTCCCGGAGGGACGGGATCCCCGGTCAATCCGGTCGCCGTCCTGTGA
- a CDS encoding SpoIIE family protein phosphatase, with translation MGVTGDEIGPARSRERFLVGETIETIETGVRDARDVRRVQGVRGPILNSWLRCRLLGLSPDQTELPYRDDFDPDSRLVRAAVPVLDRLQTRFSGGRMNISLADANGTVLQRRFGEPDLARSLPPIQSVPGFVFAERVAGTNGIGLALAERHLIHVYGAEHFAERSQSSACSAVPIRDQLSGHIVGVLCFGYPYTYEHPALAVLVSRAAESIERRLMEQSSARERGLLRAYLDAERHAATAGAADNGQPAEPGRLIDVGLIDVGRLDIELDPRDQMILKEKATELISSSRRAAVDVPLVHGREATLLSHPITSPSGVEGMVVEAVLGGDVDAPPVHHLPVSPRTGPRHAGPRHAGSSPAQPPPDTAGPGRPPVRGLVLVGEPEVGKYAIAARRRLELLAEASTRIGTTLDVGRTARELAETAVPSLADYVTIDLPEAVLRGDEAADPGTNLYRTVVHGIRDDCPFYPAGQHLELLPGTPHMRCLTSGHAILEPELNAAAGWIAQNPQRAERLLAYGVHSLIVVPLLARGVLLGIAAFYRSTDPAPFGDDDSRLAQELVARAALCIDNARRYTREHTLALALQRSLLPRGLPEQGAVEVAHRYVPAESGVGGDWFDVIPLSGTRVALLVGDVVGHGLHAAATMGRLRTAARTFAELDLAPDELLTHLDNLLVRLDREEGDGSATGSTGIVGATCLYVIYDPTSRQCTMARAGHLPPALVHPDGSVTFPDLPAGPPLGLGGLPFETAEIELPEDSTLVLYTDGLVDDRDRDIDVALDLLRRALARPDRTAEDTCQAVMDVMAPEHPSDDIALLVARPHTLPADRIATWDLPADPARVAEVRAAATRRLADWDLDELAFAVELLLSELVTNAVRYGTEPIQVRLIHDRTHDHALICEVSDGSSTAPHLRRAATTDEGGRGLFLVAQLARAWGTRYTPRGKVIWAECALSAA, from the coding sequence ATGGGGGTCACGGGAGACGAGATCGGTCCCGCACGCTCCCGTGAGCGGTTCCTGGTGGGCGAAACGATCGAGACGATCGAAACGGGCGTACGGGACGCGAGGGACGTGCGCCGCGTACAGGGGGTACGGGGTCCGATCCTGAACTCGTGGCTGCGCTGCCGGCTGCTGGGGCTGTCCCCGGACCAGACCGAGCTGCCCTACCGGGACGACTTCGACCCGGACAGTCGACTCGTACGGGCCGCCGTACCCGTGCTGGACCGACTGCAGACCCGTTTCTCCGGCGGTCGGATGAACATCTCGCTCGCCGACGCGAACGGCACCGTGCTGCAACGCCGCTTCGGCGAACCCGACCTGGCCCGGAGCCTGCCCCCCATCCAGAGCGTGCCCGGCTTCGTCTTCGCCGAGCGGGTCGCGGGCACCAACGGCATCGGCCTCGCGCTGGCCGAGCGGCACCTGATCCACGTCTACGGCGCCGAGCACTTCGCCGAGCGCTCCCAGTCGAGCGCCTGTTCCGCCGTCCCCATCCGCGACCAGCTCAGCGGGCACATCGTGGGCGTGCTGTGCTTCGGGTACCCGTACACGTACGAGCACCCGGCCCTGGCCGTCCTGGTCTCCCGGGCGGCGGAGTCGATCGAGCGGCGGCTGATGGAGCAGAGCTCGGCGCGCGAGCGCGGGCTGCTGCGGGCCTACCTCGACGCCGAACGGCACGCCGCGACGGCCGGGGCCGCCGATAACGGGCAGCCCGCCGAGCCGGGCAGGCTGATCGACGTCGGACTGATCGACGTCGGCCGGCTCGACATCGAACTGGACCCGCGCGATCAGATGATCCTCAAGGAGAAGGCGACCGAGCTGATCTCCTCGTCCCGACGGGCCGCCGTCGACGTGCCCCTCGTCCACGGCCGGGAGGCCACCCTCCTCAGCCACCCCATCACGAGCCCCTCCGGGGTGGAGGGCATGGTCGTCGAGGCCGTGCTCGGCGGCGACGTCGACGCGCCGCCGGTCCACCACCTCCCCGTATCGCCCCGCACCGGACCACGGCACGCCGGACCACGGCACGCGGGATCATCGCCCGCCCAGCCGCCGCCCGACACCGCCGGACCCGGCCGCCCTCCGGTTCGCGGCCTCGTGCTGGTGGGCGAGCCGGAGGTCGGCAAGTACGCCATCGCGGCGCGGCGCCGCCTGGAGCTGCTGGCCGAGGCCAGCACCCGCATCGGCACCACCCTCGACGTGGGCCGCACCGCCCGCGAGCTGGCCGAGACGGCGGTCCCGAGCCTGGCCGACTACGTCACCATCGACCTGCCCGAGGCCGTGCTGCGCGGCGACGAGGCCGCCGATCCCGGGACGAACCTGTACCGCACGGTGGTCCACGGCATCCGCGACGACTGCCCCTTCTACCCGGCCGGGCAGCACCTGGAGCTGCTGCCCGGAACCCCCCACATGCGCTGCCTGACCAGCGGGCACGCCATCCTCGAACCCGAGCTGAACGCCGCGGCCGGCTGGATCGCCCAGAACCCGCAGCGCGCCGAGCGGCTCCTCGCGTACGGCGTGCACTCGCTCATCGTCGTTCCGCTGCTGGCCCGAGGCGTCCTGCTGGGCATCGCGGCCTTCTACCGCTCGACGGATCCCGCCCCCTTCGGGGACGACGACAGCCGGCTGGCCCAGGAACTCGTCGCCCGCGCCGCCCTGTGCATCGACAACGCGCGCCGCTACACCCGCGAGCACACCCTGGCCCTCGCCCTGCAACGCAGCCTCCTGCCCCGCGGCCTGCCTGAGCAGGGCGCGGTCGAGGTCGCCCACCGCTACGTGCCCGCCGAGTCCGGGGTGGGCGGGGACTGGTTCGACGTCATCCCCCTGTCCGGTACCCGCGTCGCCCTCCTCGTGGGCGACGTCGTCGGCCACGGGCTGCACGCCGCCGCCACCATGGGCCGGCTGCGGACCGCCGCCCGCACCTTCGCCGAACTGGACCTCGCCCCCGACGAACTCCTCACCCACCTGGACAACCTCCTGGTGCGCCTGGACCGCGAGGAGGGCGACGGGAGCGCCACGGGCAGCACCGGCATCGTCGGCGCCACGTGCCTGTACGTCATCTACGACCCCACCTCGCGGCAGTGCACCATGGCCCGTGCCGGCCACCTCCCGCCGGCGCTGGTCCACCCCGACGGCAGCGTGACCTTCCCCGACCTGCCGGCCGGGCCGCCGCTGGGATTGGGCGGCCTGCCCTTCGAGACGGCCGAGATCGAGCTGCCCGAGGACAGCACGCTCGTCCTCTACACCGACGGCCTCGTGGACGACCGCGACCGCGACATCGACGTCGCCCTCGACCTGCTGCGGCGGGCCCTGGCCCGGCCCGACCGGACCGCCGAGGACACCTGCCAGGCGGTCATGGACGTCATGGCGCCCGAGCACCCGAGCGACGACATCGCCCTGCTCGTCGCCCGCCCCCACACCCTGCCCGCCGACCGGATCGCCACGTGGGACCTGCCGGCCGATCCCGCACGGGTCGCCGAGGTCCGCGCGGCCGCCACCCGCCGGCTGGCCGACTGGGACCTGGACGAGCTCGCGTTCGCCGTGGAGCTGCTGCTCAGCGAACTGGTCACCAACGCGGTCCGCTACGGCACCGAGCCGATCCAGGTGCGCCTGATCCACGACCGCACCCACGACCACGCGCTGATCTGCGAGGTCTCCGACGGCAGCAGCACCGCCCCGCACCTGCGGCGGGCGGCCACCACGGACGAGGGCGGGCGGGGCCTGTTCCTCGTCGCGCAGCTGGCCCGGGCGTGGGGCACCCGCTACACCCCCCGGGGCAAGGTCATCTGGGCCGAATGCGCCCTGAGCGCCGCCTGA
- a CDS encoding sugar ABC transporter ATP-binding protein, with protein MPLNARHSDEEPLVRIRGLGKRYGGTVALDAVSLDLHRGSVLALLGPNGAGKSTIVKVLAGVLAADEGEVTVAGHPLGSEAASDRMSFIHQDLGLVEWMTVAENIALGTGYPRRHGLISWRRTRQLCADALRTVAGHLDADARIADLAPAERSLVAIARALARRAELIVLDEPTATLPAADCARLFDVLHALRDRGHGILYVSHRLDEVYRVADTFAVLRDGRLVGQGPLPGYDPDRLVRAIAGGAPARRGTAPAVPAGRPPVLRLDAVTTGRVGHGGHTGHAGRTGPVTLELAAGEIVGMVGLTGAGHMDLGRALAGALPMPAGQAPLQGRALLDGRPYHPRTVAAALGRGVGFVAANRQEEGCAPDLTVRENFLANPRAAGVPAWRWLGPRRERREAAGLIERFSVRPRDSEAPLATLSGGHQQKVVLGRWLRGRLRVLVLEEPTASVDVGAKAAIHRLLDDAAAEGLAVLLVSTDFEEVADLCHRALVFVRGVVAAELAGADLTPAELTRAASAMPAITGSATNP; from the coding sequence ATGCCACTGAATGCCCGGCACTCCGACGAAGAACCCCTCGTGCGGATACGGGGTCTCGGCAAGCGCTACGGCGGCACCGTCGCGCTCGACGCGGTCAGCCTCGACCTGCACCGCGGCAGCGTGCTCGCACTCCTCGGGCCCAACGGCGCCGGGAAGTCCACGATCGTCAAGGTGCTCGCCGGCGTCCTGGCGGCCGACGAGGGCGAGGTGACGGTGGCCGGCCACCCCCTCGGGTCCGAGGCCGCCTCCGACAGGATGTCGTTCATCCACCAGGACCTCGGACTGGTCGAGTGGATGACGGTCGCCGAGAACATCGCCCTGGGCACCGGCTATCCGCGCCGCCACGGCCTGATCTCCTGGCGGCGGACCCGGCAGCTCTGCGCCGATGCCCTGCGGACCGTCGCCGGACACCTCGACGCCGACGCCCGCATCGCGGACCTCGCGCCCGCCGAGCGTTCCCTCGTGGCCATCGCTCGGGCCCTCGCCCGCCGGGCGGAGCTCATCGTCCTCGACGAGCCGACCGCCACGCTCCCCGCCGCCGACTGCGCCCGGCTCTTCGACGTCCTGCACGCGCTGCGCGACCGGGGCCACGGCATCCTGTACGTCAGCCACCGGCTGGACGAGGTGTACCGGGTCGCCGACACGTTCGCCGTCCTGCGCGACGGCCGCCTGGTCGGGCAGGGGCCGCTCCCCGGGTACGACCCCGACCGGCTGGTCCGTGCCATCGCCGGCGGCGCGCCTGCCCGGCGCGGTACCGCCCCCGCCGTGCCCGCCGGCCGGCCGCCCGTCCTGCGCCTCGACGCCGTGACGACCGGCCGCGTCGGGCACGGCGGACACACCGGGCACGCCGGGCGCACCGGGCCCGTCACCCTGGAGCTGGCCGCCGGCGAGATCGTCGGCATGGTGGGGCTGACCGGCGCCGGCCACATGGACCTGGGCCGTGCGCTCGCCGGCGCCCTGCCGATGCCGGCCGGGCAGGCGCCGCTCCAAGGCCGGGCGCTGCTCGACGGCCGCCCGTACCACCCGCGTACGGTCGCCGCCGCCCTCGGCCGGGGGGTCGGTTTCGTGGCCGCCAATCGGCAGGAGGAGGGCTGCGCACCCGACCTGACGGTCCGGGAGAACTTCCTCGCCAACCCCCGGGCGGCCGGCGTGCCGGCGTGGCGTTGGCTCGGCCCCCGGCGCGAGCGCCGCGAGGCCGCCGGCCTGATCGAACGGTTCTCGGTGCGCCCCCGCGACAGCGAGGCGCCCCTCGCCACCCTGTCCGGCGGCCACCAGCAGAAGGTGGTCCTCGGCCGGTGGCTCCGGGGGCGGCTGCGGGTGCTGGTCCTCGAAGAGCCGACCGCGAGCGTGGACGTGGGCGCCAAGGCGGCGATCCACCGGCTGCTGGACGACGCCGCCGCCGAGGGCCTGGCGGTCCTGCTGGTCTCCACCGACTTCGAGGAGGTCGCGGACCTCTGCCACCGCGCGCTGGTCTTCGTACGCGGTGTGGTCGCGGCGGAGCTGGCCGGTGCGGACCTGACCCCGGCCGAGCTCACCCGCGCCGCCTCGGCCATGCCCGCTATCACCGGAAGCGCGACGAACCCGTGA
- a CDS encoding ABC transporter permease, whose product MTAPSPRGHVIGSYGLPALTVLLFLIFSLALPDTFPTRDNVSSILSNQSIPALLALGATVPIATGKFDLSIGYGLGLAHVLVMRLVVEEGTPWPLACLAVVVAGALVGALNGAIVEFARIDSLIATLGTGSIMYALTGWLTDGGRIVPGPSGLPASFTDLYDARFLGLPVPAFYVLAVVIVLWVVLERLPFGRYLYVIGSNPRTAAIIGIPTRRYSVYAFACSGLVVGVAGVLLAAQQQIGNPSVGLDYLLPAFVGALLGSTTIRPGRANAVGTLVAVSVLAVGLAGIGQLGARFWVTPLFNGGTLLLAVGLAGYAARRRLRTRATADRSPPAVHDPPDTR is encoded by the coding sequence GTGACCGCCCCGTCCCCGCGCGGGCACGTCATCGGGAGCTACGGCCTGCCCGCCCTGACCGTCCTGCTCTTCCTGATCTTCTCCCTCGCCCTGCCGGACACCTTCCCCACCCGGGACAACGTCTCCTCGATCCTCTCCAACCAGTCGATCCCCGCCCTCCTCGCGCTCGGTGCGACGGTCCCCATCGCCACCGGCAAGTTCGACCTGTCCATCGGCTACGGGCTGGGCCTGGCGCACGTCCTGGTCATGCGCCTCGTCGTCGAGGAGGGGACGCCGTGGCCGCTCGCCTGTCTCGCCGTCGTCGTCGCAGGGGCGCTGGTGGGGGCGCTGAACGGCGCCATCGTCGAGTTCGCCCGGATCGACTCCCTCATCGCCACGCTCGGCACCGGCAGCATCATGTACGCCCTCACCGGATGGCTCACGGACGGCGGCCGGATCGTGCCCGGCCCGAGCGGCCTGCCGGCGTCCTTCACCGACCTCTACGACGCCCGGTTCCTGGGGCTGCCGGTGCCCGCCTTTTACGTCCTGGCCGTCGTCATCGTCCTGTGGGTGGTGCTGGAGCGGCTGCCGTTCGGCCGGTACCTGTACGTCATCGGCTCGAACCCGCGTACCGCCGCCATCATCGGCATCCCCACCCGCAGGTACTCCGTGTACGCCTTCGCCTGCTCGGGCCTGGTCGTGGGCGTGGCCGGGGTCCTGCTCGCCGCGCAGCAGCAGATCGGCAACCCGAGCGTCGGCCTGGACTACCTGCTGCCCGCGTTCGTCGGCGCGCTGCTCGGCTCCACCACGATCAGGCCCGGCCGCGCGAACGCGGTGGGCACCCTGGTGGCCGTCAGCGTGCTCGCCGTCGGGCTCGCCGGGATCGGGCAGTTGGGGGCGCGGTTCTGGGTCACGCCGCTGTTCAACGGCGGCACGCTGCTGCTGGCGGTCGGCCTGGCCGGTTACGCGGCGCGGCGGCGCCTGAGGACGCGGGCCACGGCGGACCGGAGCCCGCCGGCCGTACACGATCCGCCGGACACCCGCTGA